Proteins encoded by one window of Modestobacter marinus:
- the sufC gene encoding Fe-S cluster assembly ATPase SufC, protein MTSPTATPSATGLSAGSVLEIRDLHVSVGEGDDAKEILRGVDLTVRAGETHAIMGPNGSGKSTLAYSIAGHPKYTITGGTVTLDGEDVLAMTVDERARAGLFLAMQYPVEVPGVSVSNFLRTAATAITGEAPKLRTWVKDVRTEMTALEMDSAFAERNVNEGFSGGEKKRHEILQMRLLKPKMAILDETDSGLDVDALRVVSEGVNRAKADSPVGVLLITHYTRILKYIKPDFVHVFVAGRVVDEGGPELAQKLEDQGYAAYVKDSNEQAASEAATA, encoded by the coding sequence GTGACCAGCCCCACCGCGACCCCGTCCGCCACCGGCCTCTCGGCCGGGAGCGTGCTCGAGATCCGCGACCTGCACGTCAGCGTCGGCGAGGGTGACGACGCCAAGGAGATCCTCCGCGGCGTCGACCTGACCGTCCGCGCGGGCGAGACCCACGCGATCATGGGCCCCAACGGGTCGGGCAAGTCGACCCTGGCCTACTCGATCGCCGGGCACCCGAAGTACACGATCACCGGCGGCACCGTCACCCTCGACGGCGAGGACGTCCTCGCGATGACCGTCGACGAGCGCGCCCGGGCCGGCCTGTTCCTGGCCATGCAGTACCCGGTCGAGGTCCCCGGCGTCTCGGTGTCGAACTTCCTGCGCACCGCCGCCACCGCGATCACCGGCGAGGCGCCGAAGCTGCGCACCTGGGTCAAGGACGTGCGGACCGAGATGACCGCGCTGGAGATGGACAGCGCGTTCGCCGAGCGCAACGTCAACGAGGGCTTCTCCGGTGGTGAGAAGAAGCGCCACGAGATCCTGCAGATGCGCCTCCTCAAGCCGAAGATGGCGATCCTGGACGAGACCGACTCCGGCCTGGACGTCGACGCGCTCCGCGTCGTCTCCGAGGGCGTGAACCGGGCCAAGGCCGACAGCCCGGTCGGCGTCCTGCTGATCACGCACTACACGCGGATCCTCAAGTACATCAAGCCCGACTTCGTGCACGTCTTCGTCGCCGGCCGGGTCGTCGACGAGGGTGGCCCGGAGCTCGCGCAGAAGCTCGAGGACCAGGGCTACGCCGCGTACGTAAAGGACTCGAACGAGCAGGCCGCCAGCGAGGCTGCGACCGCATGA
- a CDS encoding COX15/CtaA family protein, whose product MSPSTVSRIALANVVANGVIVVTGGAVRLTGSGLGCPTWPECTDGSIRPTAELAGHGLIEFGNRLLTFVLVAVAFATVVAVFRSARRDLRRLAVLGLLGIPAQALLGGVTVLTGLNPWTVAAHFLVSSVLVAIATILWLRSREPGVGQLVVRRPFALLVTGVAATVAAVQVLGTVVTGSGPHSGDPEAGRTGLDPELMSQLHADAVFLLIGLTIALLVGLHATDSPGRVRRAARDLLIVELAQGVIGYVQYFTDLPALLVLLHMAGAVLIVVYTARLAWSVRGPASELPVAATPTRERATR is encoded by the coding sequence GTGAGCCCGTCGACCGTCTCGCGCATCGCGCTGGCCAACGTGGTCGCCAACGGGGTGATCGTGGTGACCGGCGGTGCGGTCCGGCTGACCGGCTCGGGCCTCGGCTGCCCGACCTGGCCCGAGTGCACCGACGGGAGCATCCGCCCCACGGCGGAGCTGGCCGGCCACGGGCTGATCGAGTTCGGCAACCGGCTGCTGACCTTCGTGCTGGTGGCCGTGGCGTTCGCCACCGTGGTGGCGGTGTTCCGCTCCGCGCGCCGCGACCTGCGCCGGCTGGCCGTGCTCGGCCTGCTCGGCATCCCGGCGCAGGCGCTGCTGGGCGGGGTCACCGTGCTGACCGGGCTGAACCCGTGGACGGTCGCCGCACACTTCCTGGTCTCCAGCGTGCTGGTGGCCATCGCCACGATCCTGTGGCTGCGGTCGCGCGAGCCCGGGGTCGGTCAGCTGGTGGTCCGGCGGCCGTTCGCCCTGCTGGTCACCGGGGTCGCCGCCACCGTGGCCGCCGTGCAGGTGCTGGGCACCGTGGTCACCGGCAGCGGGCCGCACAGCGGCGACCCGGAGGCCGGGCGCACCGGTCTCGACCCGGAGCTGATGAGCCAGTTGCACGCCGACGCCGTCTTCCTGCTGATCGGGCTGACCATCGCGCTGCTGGTCGGGCTGCACGCCACCGACTCCCCCGGCCGGGTGCGCCGGGCCGCGCGGGACCTGCTGATCGTCGAGCTGGCCCAGGGGGTCATCGGCTACGTCCAGTACTTCACCGACCTGCCCGCCTTGCTGGTGCTGCTGCACATGGCCGGCGCGGTGCTGATCGTCGTCTACACCGCCCGGCTGGCCTGGTCGGTCCGCGGCCCAGCGTCCGAGCTCCCCGTGGCGGCCACCCCCACCCGCGAGCGCGCCACCCGCTGA
- the sufD gene encoding Fe-S cluster assembly protein SufD, whose amino-acid sequence MSAPRNPGTDDQTTLTTETATLAGELFAPGVGAQAGPPTTPAAGTGTAGDAPPGSHSHGGPAPTGSPAERFTSTDPEAFGAPTGREEEWRFTPMRRVRALLDGAPSDASLTWQSDLPEGAELTSVEAGDPLLKGLPEPVDRLAALTRQRSGGAAVLRIAKEAVLDRPVTLGLSGTGSDDVVWGQLVVEVGAFAQATVVLDHSGLARYSGGVAFVLGDGAQLTVVSVQDWAPGTVHGGQYDAVVGRDASLKQVVVTLGGDLVRLVSNVQYAGPGGSVDLYGVYFADETQHQEHRLWVDHGTPNCRSNVVYKGALQGEKAHTVWVGDVRIRPAATGTDTYELNRNLVLTDGARADSVPNLEIETGEIVGAGHASATGRFDDEQLFYLCSRGIDAETARRLVVRGFFADVVQHIGIPELQDRLMGTIEARLGALPELEEQPVEVGA is encoded by the coding sequence ATGTCGGCTCCACGCAACCCCGGTACTGACGACCAGACCACCCTGACCACCGAGACGGCCACCCTCGCCGGCGAGCTCTTCGCTCCCGGCGTGGGTGCCCAGGCCGGTCCGCCGACCACCCCGGCGGCCGGCACCGGCACCGCCGGCGACGCGCCCCCCGGGTCGCACTCGCACGGCGGGCCGGCGCCGACCGGCTCGCCGGCCGAGCGGTTCACCTCCACCGACCCGGAGGCGTTCGGCGCCCCGACCGGCCGCGAGGAGGAGTGGCGCTTCACCCCGATGCGCCGGGTCCGCGCGCTGCTGGACGGCGCGCCGTCCGACGCCTCGCTGACGTGGCAGAGCGACCTCCCCGAGGGCGCCGAGCTGACCTCGGTGGAGGCCGGCGACCCGCTGCTGAAGGGCCTGCCCGAGCCGGTCGACCGGCTCGCCGCGCTGACCCGTCAGCGCAGCGGGGGCGCGGCCGTGCTGCGGATCGCCAAGGAGGCCGTGCTCGACCGCCCGGTCACCCTGGGCCTGTCCGGCACCGGCAGCGACGACGTCGTGTGGGGCCAGCTCGTGGTCGAGGTCGGCGCGTTCGCGCAGGCGACCGTCGTCCTGGACCACTCCGGTCTGGCCCGCTACTCCGGCGGGGTCGCCTTCGTGCTCGGTGACGGTGCGCAGCTGACCGTCGTCTCGGTCCAGGACTGGGCGCCGGGCACGGTGCACGGCGGGCAGTACGACGCCGTCGTCGGCCGGGACGCCTCGCTCAAGCAGGTCGTGGTCACCCTCGGCGGCGACCTGGTCCGGCTGGTCAGCAACGTCCAGTACGCCGGCCCCGGCGGCTCCGTGGACCTCTACGGCGTCTACTTCGCCGACGAGACCCAGCACCAGGAGCACCGGCTGTGGGTCGACCACGGCACGCCGAACTGCCGCAGCAACGTCGTCTACAAGGGCGCGCTGCAGGGGGAGAAGGCGCACACGGTCTGGGTCGGCGACGTCCGGATCCGGCCGGCCGCGACCGGCACGGACACCTACGAGCTGAACCGCAACCTGGTGCTCACCGACGGCGCCCGCGCCGACTCGGTGCCGAACCTGGAGATCGAGACCGGCGAGATCGTCGGCGCCGGTCACGCCAGCGCCACCGGCCGGTTCGACGACGAGCAGCTGTTCTACCTCTGCTCGCGGGGGATCGACGCCGAGACCGCGCGTCGCCTCGTGGTGCGCGGCTTCTTCGCCGACGTCGTGCAGCACATCGGAATCCCCGAGCTGCAGGACCGGCTGATGGGCACCATCGAGGCCCGCCTGGGTGCCCTGCCGGAGCTCGAGGAGCAGCCGGTCGAGGTCGGCGCATGA
- a CDS encoding ATP-dependent Clp protease ATP-binding subunit, with translation MTSGFPGGSFGGSPFDDFFSAFLGGPGARRGMQRVDITQLLSEHSREVVTTAAQQASEWGSADLHTEHLLWALAGHEPTRTLLDRAGADPEQLRQQLAGLLQQGEPTGQPVSLSPATKRTLLDAHQVSRASGSTYIGPEHLLFALSVNQDSGAGRLLGGARVTPEALQRAAAGGPSAVRGGGAGGEQPPSSTPTLDEFGRDLTQLARDGKIDPVIGRAQEIEQTIEVLSRRTKNNPVLIGEAGVGKTAIAEGIAAQIAEGDVPESLRGRRLVELDLTGLVAGTRYRGDFEERLKKVMDEIREHSDEVIVFIDELHTVVAAGGSEGSAGAGNILKPALARGELHIVGATTLEEYRRNVEKDPALERRFQPVLVPEPSTQDTIAILRGLRDRYEAHHQVRFTDEALVAAAELSERYVTDRHLPDKAIDLIDQAGARTRLRVKRPTTDLRALEQEVQRLHREKDQAVAAEQYERASTLRDECKAAQAELDRARSGGDAGIPEVGVAEIAEVVSRATGVPVAQLTEEERDRLLRLEDVLHQRVVGQDEAVEVVAEAIRRSRAGLGDPDRPIGSFLFLGPTGVGKTELARALAEALFGDSDRMTRLDMSEFQERHAVSRLVGSPPGYVGYEDAGQLTEAVRRRPYSVVLLDEVEKAHPDVFNTLLQLLDDGRLTDSQGRTVDFTNTVVIMTSNLGSEAIVNAGRGPLGFTAHGNAGDDLRDQVMRRLRDAFRPEFLNRIDEIVVFRQLEAEQLARITDLLLDETRRRLSAQDVAIEFTPEAVAWLAERGHEPQFGARPLRRAIQREVDNRLSRLVLGGQLGAGQRVTVDVTDGELDLQVAAGDRATDAEAPAAM, from the coding sequence ATGACCAGTGGTTTCCCCGGCGGCTCCTTCGGGGGCAGCCCGTTCGACGACTTCTTCTCCGCCTTCCTCGGCGGCCCCGGCGCGCGGCGCGGCATGCAGCGGGTGGACATCACCCAGCTGCTCAGCGAGCACTCCCGTGAGGTGGTCACCACCGCGGCACAGCAGGCCAGCGAGTGGGGCAGCGCGGACCTGCACACCGAGCACCTGCTCTGGGCGCTGGCCGGCCACGAGCCGACCCGCACCCTGCTCGACCGCGCCGGGGCCGACCCGGAGCAGCTGCGCCAGCAGCTGGCCGGCCTGCTCCAGCAGGGCGAGCCGACCGGTCAGCCGGTGTCGCTGAGCCCGGCCACGAAGCGGACGCTCCTGGACGCCCACCAGGTGTCCCGGGCCAGCGGCTCGACCTACATCGGCCCCGAGCACCTGCTGTTCGCGCTGTCGGTGAACCAGGACTCCGGTGCCGGCCGTCTGCTGGGCGGCGCCCGGGTCACCCCGGAGGCGCTGCAGCGGGCCGCGGCCGGCGGGCCCAGCGCGGTCCGGGGCGGCGGGGCTGGTGGCGAGCAGCCGCCGTCCTCCACCCCGACCCTCGACGAGTTCGGACGCGACCTCACCCAGCTGGCCCGGGACGGGAAGATCGACCCGGTCATCGGCCGGGCGCAGGAGATCGAGCAGACGATCGAGGTGCTCTCCCGCCGGACCAAGAACAACCCGGTGCTTATCGGGGAGGCCGGCGTCGGCAAGACGGCGATCGCCGAGGGCATCGCCGCGCAGATCGCCGAGGGCGACGTCCCCGAGTCCCTCCGTGGTCGCCGGTTGGTCGAGCTGGACCTCACCGGACTGGTCGCCGGCACCCGGTACCGCGGTGACTTCGAGGAGCGGCTCAAGAAGGTGATGGACGAGATCCGCGAGCACAGCGACGAGGTCATCGTCTTCATCGACGAGCTGCACACCGTGGTCGCCGCCGGCGGGTCGGAGGGATCGGCCGGGGCCGGCAACATCCTCAAGCCGGCGCTGGCCCGCGGGGAGCTGCACATCGTGGGCGCGACGACGCTGGAGGAGTACCGGCGCAACGTCGAGAAGGACCCGGCGCTGGAGCGGCGCTTCCAGCCCGTCCTGGTCCCCGAGCCCAGCACGCAGGACACCATCGCGATCCTGCGTGGGCTGCGGGACCGCTACGAGGCGCACCACCAGGTCCGGTTCACCGACGAGGCGCTGGTCGCCGCCGCCGAGCTGTCCGAGCGGTACGTCACCGACCGGCACCTGCCGGACAAGGCGATCGACCTGATCGACCAGGCCGGTGCCCGCACCCGGCTGCGCGTCAAGCGGCCCACCACCGACCTGCGGGCGCTGGAGCAGGAGGTGCAGCGGCTGCACCGGGAGAAGGACCAGGCGGTCGCCGCCGAGCAGTACGAGCGCGCCTCGACGCTGCGTGACGAGTGCAAGGCGGCGCAGGCCGAGCTGGACCGCGCCCGCTCCGGTGGGGACGCCGGCATCCCCGAGGTCGGCGTCGCCGAGATCGCCGAAGTCGTCTCCCGGGCGACCGGCGTGCCGGTGGCCCAGCTGACCGAGGAGGAGCGCGACCGGCTGCTGCGCCTGGAGGACGTCCTGCACCAGCGGGTGGTCGGCCAGGACGAGGCCGTCGAGGTCGTCGCCGAGGCGATCCGCCGTTCGCGGGCGGGCCTGGGCGACCCGGACCGGCCCATCGGCAGCTTCCTGTTCCTCGGCCCGACCGGGGTCGGCAAGACCGAGCTGGCCCGGGCGCTGGCGGAGGCGCTGTTCGGCGACTCCGACCGGATGACCCGGCTGGACATGAGCGAGTTCCAGGAGCGGCACGCGGTCAGCCGGCTGGTCGGCTCGCCCCCCGGCTACGTGGGGTACGAGGACGCCGGTCAGCTGACCGAGGCGGTGCGGCGCCGTCCCTACTCGGTGGTGCTGCTCGACGAGGTGGAGAAGGCGCACCCGGACGTGTTCAACACGCTGCTCCAGCTGCTGGACGACGGCCGGCTGACCGACTCGCAGGGCCGCACGGTCGACTTCACCAACACCGTCGTGATCATGACCAGCAACCTCGGGTCGGAGGCGATCGTCAACGCCGGCCGGGGCCCGCTGGGCTTCACCGCCCACGGCAACGCGGGCGACGACCTGCGCGACCAGGTGATGCGGCGGCTGCGGGACGCCTTCCGGCCGGAGTTCCTCAACCGGATCGACGAGATCGTCGTCTTCCGACAGCTGGAGGCCGAGCAGCTGGCGCGGATCACCGACCTGCTGCTGGACGAGACCCGGCGACGGCTGTCCGCCCAGGACGTCGCCATCGAGTTCACGCCGGAGGCGGTGGCCTGGCTGGCCGAGCGGGGGCACGAGCCGCAGTTCGGGGCTCGGCCGCTGCGCCGGGCGATCCAGCGGGAGGTCGACAACCGGCTCTCCCGGCTGGTGCTCGGCGGGCAGTTGGGGGCCGGCCAGCGGGTGACCGTCGACGTCACCGACGGGGAGCTGGACCTGCAGGTGGCCGCGGGCGACCGGGCCACCGACGCGGAGGCCCCGGCGGCGATGTGA
- a CDS encoding helix-turn-helix transcriptional regulator, protein MSSLLLEHGPQTAAELAGRLGISPAAVRRHLDGLVAAGRVTEREAPGGQRGRGRPARRFALTDAGRESFPHAYDDLALTALRFVAEHGGPEAVRAVAEQQLSGLAQRCSTAVESAIEQAEPGSEDVDRAQVLAVALTAEGYAATASAISSGGQLCQHHCPVAHVAAEFPQLCEAETAVISRLVGTHVQRLATIAHGDGICTTHIPAQLALRAGLRAGNKATSARPVPAGRATASEHPTAGASTRTTPSIDRERTPA, encoded by the coding sequence GTGAGCAGCCTCCTCCTCGAGCACGGTCCGCAGACCGCCGCCGAGCTCGCCGGCCGGCTGGGGATCTCCCCGGCCGCCGTACGCCGGCACCTCGACGGCCTGGTGGCCGCAGGTCGGGTCACCGAGCGTGAGGCGCCCGGCGGCCAGCGGGGGAGAGGGCGCCCGGCCCGCCGGTTCGCCCTGACCGACGCCGGCCGCGAGTCCTTCCCGCACGCCTACGACGACCTGGCGCTCACGGCGCTGCGCTTCGTCGCCGAGCACGGCGGGCCCGAGGCCGTCCGCGCCGTCGCCGAGCAGCAGCTCTCCGGGCTGGCGCAGCGGTGCTCCACCGCCGTGGAGTCCGCGATCGAGCAGGCGGAGCCGGGCTCCGAGGACGTCGACCGCGCGCAGGTGCTCGCCGTCGCGCTGACCGCCGAGGGCTACGCCGCGACCGCCTCGGCGATCTCCAGCGGCGGGCAGCTGTGCCAGCACCACTGCCCGGTCGCCCACGTCGCGGCCGAGTTCCCGCAGCTGTGCGAGGCTGAGACCGCGGTGATCAGCCGGCTGGTCGGCACCCACGTGCAGCGGCTGGCCACGATCGCCCACGGCGACGGCATCTGCACCACCCACATCCCCGCGCAGCTCGCCCTCCGGGCCGGGCTCCGCGCCGGGAACAAAGCCACCTCTGCACGCCCTGTACCTGCTGGTCGCGCCACGGCCTCGGAGCACCCGACCGCCGGCGCCAGCACTCGCACCACCCCCTCGATCGACCGGGAGAGGACCCCCGCATGA
- a CDS encoding heme o synthase, whose amino-acid sequence MTAIADRAVSRPRPLRSTGGTVAAYVSLTKPKLVELLLVTTLPAMMLAAGGWPGTGLVVATLVGGMLAAGAANTINCWYDRDIDRLMSRTRDRPIPSGVIAPRNALVFGVLLAWVSLILLGLFTTPLATALAAAAVLAYSVLYTMVLKRRTRHNTVFGGLPGAAPVLIGWAAVTGSLDWPAFVFFGIVFCWQMPHFWALASRFRFDYFRAGVPMLSVVAGPVTVGRQSVAWAWGTLGTSLLMVPATPQLGWVTGLATLGLGAWYVAESHAWLRRIKAGVPDRPMRLFSVSITYMTLLSIALVADVLV is encoded by the coding sequence GTGACGGCGATCGCCGACCGCGCCGTGAGCCGGCCCCGGCCACTGCGGTCCACCGGCGGGACGGTCGCCGCCTACGTGTCGCTGACCAAGCCGAAGCTCGTCGAGCTGCTGCTGGTCACCACGCTGCCGGCGATGATGCTCGCGGCCGGGGGCTGGCCGGGCACCGGCCTGGTCGTCGCCACCCTGGTCGGCGGCATGCTCGCCGCCGGGGCCGCCAACACGATCAACTGCTGGTACGACCGGGACATCGACCGGCTGATGTCGCGCACCCGCGACCGGCCGATCCCCAGCGGGGTCATCGCGCCGCGCAACGCGCTGGTCTTCGGTGTCCTGCTGGCGTGGGTCTCGCTGATCCTGCTCGGCCTGTTCACCACGCCGCTGGCCACGGCCCTCGCGGCCGCCGCGGTGCTGGCCTACTCGGTGCTCTACACGATGGTGCTCAAGCGCCGGACCAGGCACAACACAGTCTTCGGTGGGCTGCCGGGTGCCGCGCCGGTGCTGATCGGCTGGGCCGCGGTCACCGGTTCGCTGGACTGGCCCGCCTTCGTCTTCTTCGGCATCGTCTTCTGCTGGCAGATGCCGCACTTCTGGGCGCTGGCCAGCCGGTTCCGCTTCGACTACTTCCGGGCCGGGGTGCCGATGCTCTCGGTGGTCGCCGGGCCGGTCACCGTGGGGCGCCAGTCCGTGGCCTGGGCCTGGGGCACGCTGGGCACCTCGCTGCTGATGGTGCCGGCGACGCCGCAGCTGGGCTGGGTCACCGGCCTCGCCACGCTGGGCCTGGGCGCCTGGTACGTCGCGGAGTCGCACGCTTGGCTGCGGCGGATCAAGGCCGGCGTCCCGGACCGTCCGATGCGGCTGTTCTCGGTGTCGATCACCTACATGACGCTGCTGTCGATCGCCCTGGTGGCCGACGTCCTCGTCTGA
- a CDS encoding Rieske (2Fe-2S) protein, translating into MTYERVCALSEVPEDGSLRVELADVDVAVVQLDGEVYAIQDVCSHADVPLTDGDVDDVDGAPTIECALHGSCFDLRTGQPTNLPATEPVPVYPVRVEGDDVLVDVDAPLAAATH; encoded by the coding sequence ATGACGTACGAGCGGGTCTGCGCGCTGTCCGAGGTGCCCGAGGACGGGTCCCTGCGGGTCGAGCTCGCCGACGTCGACGTCGCCGTCGTCCAGCTCGACGGCGAGGTCTACGCGATCCAGGACGTCTGCTCGCACGCCGACGTCCCGCTGACCGACGGCGACGTCGACGACGTCGACGGCGCGCCGACCATCGAGTGCGCCCTGCACGGCTCGTGCTTCGACCTGCGCACCGGCCAGCCCACGAACCTCCCGGCCACCGAGCCGGTCCCCGTCTACCCGGTCCGGGTGGAGGGTGACGACGTCCTGGTGGACGTCGACGCCCCCCTCGCCGCGGCCACCCACTGA
- the sufB gene encoding Fe-S cluster assembly protein SufB yields MTQDETIDALGRYKYGWADADTAGASATRGLNEDVVRDISRRKNEPEWMLERRLKALKIFGKKPMPDWGSDLSGIDFQNIKYFVRSTEAQATTWDELPDDIKNTYDKLGIPEAEKQRLVAGVAAQYESEVVYHKIREDLEEQGVLFLDTDTALREHPDLFREYFGSVIPSGDNKFAALNTAVWSGGSFIYVPPGVNVEIPLQAYFRINTENMGQFERTLMIIDEGAYVHYVEGCTAPIYKTDSLHSAVVEIIVKKNARCRYTTIQNWSNNVYNLVTKRAVAHEGATMEWVDGNIGSKVTMKYPAVWMTGEHAKGEVMSIAFAGEGQHQDAGAKMVHAAPHTSSTIVSKSVARGGGRTSYRGLVQVDEGAYGSKSTVKCDALLVDTISRSDTYPYVDVREDDVSMGHEATVSRVSDDQLFYLMSRGLSEDEAMAMVVRGFVEPIARELPMEYALELNRLIELQMEGAVG; encoded by the coding sequence ATGACGCAGGACGAGACGATCGACGCGCTCGGCCGCTACAAGTACGGCTGGGCCGACGCGGACACCGCCGGTGCCTCCGCCACCCGCGGCCTCAACGAGGACGTCGTCCGCGACATCTCGCGCCGCAAGAACGAGCCCGAGTGGATGCTCGAGCGCCGGCTCAAGGCGCTGAAGATCTTCGGCAAGAAGCCCATGCCCGACTGGGGCTCGGACCTCTCCGGCATCGACTTCCAGAACATCAAGTACTTCGTGCGCTCGACCGAGGCCCAGGCCACCACCTGGGACGAGCTGCCCGACGACATCAAGAATACCTACGACAAGCTCGGCATCCCGGAGGCGGAGAAGCAGCGCCTGGTCGCCGGTGTCGCGGCGCAGTACGAGTCCGAGGTCGTCTACCACAAGATCCGTGAGGACCTCGAGGAGCAGGGCGTCCTGTTCCTGGACACCGACACCGCGCTGCGCGAGCACCCGGACCTGTTCCGTGAGTACTTCGGCTCGGTCATCCCCTCCGGGGACAACAAGTTCGCCGCGCTGAACACCGCGGTGTGGTCCGGTGGCTCGTTCATCTACGTGCCGCCGGGCGTGAACGTGGAGATCCCGCTGCAGGCCTACTTCCGGATCAACACCGAGAACATGGGCCAGTTCGAGCGGACCCTCATGATCATCGACGAGGGCGCCTACGTGCACTACGTCGAGGGCTGCACCGCGCCGATCTACAAGACCGACTCGCTGCACTCCGCGGTCGTCGAGATCATCGTGAAGAAGAACGCGCGCTGCCGGTACACGACCATCCAGAACTGGTCGAACAACGTCTACAACCTGGTCACCAAGCGGGCCGTGGCCCACGAGGGCGCGACCATGGAGTGGGTCGACGGCAACATCGGCTCCAAGGTGACGATGAAGTACCCGGCCGTGTGGATGACCGGTGAGCACGCCAAGGGCGAGGTCATGTCCATCGCCTTCGCCGGTGAGGGCCAGCACCAGGACGCCGGCGCCAAGATGGTGCACGCCGCGCCGCACACCTCCTCGACGATCGTGTCGAAGTCGGTCGCCCGGGGCGGTGGCCGCACCTCCTACCGCGGTCTCGTCCAGGTCGACGAGGGCGCCTACGGCTCCAAGTCGACGGTGAAGTGCGACGCGCTGCTGGTCGACACGATCAGCCGTTCGGACACCTACCCCTACGTCGACGTCCGCGAGGACGACGTGTCGATGGGCCACGAGGCGACCGTCTCGCGGGTCAGCGACGACCAGCTGTTCTACCTGATGAGCCGGGGGCTCTCCGAGGACGAGGCGATGGCGATGGTCGTGCGCGGCTTCGTCGAGCCCATCGCCCGGGAGCTGCCCATGGAGTACGCCCTCGAGCTCAACCGCCTGATCGAGCTCCAGATGGAAGGTGCCGTCGGCTGA